One Candidatus Rokuibacteriota bacterium DNA window includes the following coding sequences:
- a CDS encoding tetratricopeptide repeat protein has protein sequence MRRIAVALPLLCALAAAAAAQPQRLTREQALAALHSRADVEARRQGAAWLGDTGVMADVPRLVEALRDPDETVRVLAEHSLWKVWSRSGDAEVDNLFQLGLEQMDQREAEGAIKTFTLIIQKKPDFAEGWNKRATLYYLVGEWEKSLADCEEVIKRNPAHFGALSGFGMNYLRLGKLAQALDYFQRALAVNPNLTQVEAAVSELKRLLIQQRRDTI, from the coding sequence ATGAGGCGCATCGCTGTCGCGCTCCCCCTGCTCTGCGCCCTCGCGGCTGCCGCCGCTGCCCAACCCCAGCGCCTCACCCGCGAGCAGGCCCTCGCGGCGCTCCACAGCCGCGCCGACGTGGAGGCGCGGCGGCAGGGCGCGGCCTGGCTCGGCGACACGGGTGTGATGGCCGACGTCCCGCGCCTGGTTGAGGCCCTCCGTGACCCGGACGAAACGGTCCGCGTCCTGGCCGAGCACTCGCTCTGGAAGGTCTGGAGCCGCTCGGGCGACGCCGAGGTGGACAACCTCTTCCAGCTCGGCCTCGAGCAGATGGACCAGCGGGAAGCGGAGGGGGCCATCAAGACCTTCACGCTGATCATCCAGAAAAAGCCCGACTTCGCCGAAGGGTGGAACAAGCGGGCCACGCTCTACTACCTGGTCGGGGAGTGGGAGAAGTCGCTGGCTGACTGCGAAGAGGTCATCAAGCGAAACCCGGCCCACTTCGGCGCGCTCTCGGGCTTCGGGATGAACTACCTCCGGCTCGGCAAGCTCGCGCAGGCCCTCGACTATTTCCAGCGGGCGCTCGCCGTGAATCCCAACCTCACCCAGGTCGAAGCCGCGGTGTCCGAGCTGAAGCGGCTCCTGATCCAGCAGCGCCGGGACACCATCTAA